One Leptospirales bacterium DNA segment encodes these proteins:
- a CDS encoding lactonase family protein, with protein MGLLSILVSRQAKYLYFSNSGGSQIMRSSIAADGSLASPVVAATLSGVTVMAVSPSGTMLAAAGLGPQALYFYRVNPQTGDLTFDRSDAQLLSAPSSIAFDPLNRYVAAVTSGAGGEMVCDTRSGALGTCNKFLTASGANIIALHPSGAFLYGLSTGANPAAQIFTVDASVPALNQVGVSSVFSGSGANDLTTDPAGQNIYAAFSTPGSGPYATAPLNGSTIGTISLAGILNGFSSLAHSPLAGYEFANQASNSLIMAIPRSASGLSLTPDLTKSLNVGGAPTTIRMDPQGLHIYVLNGAQIQVLNFGSVLSLASTTAVTAGGNGLALASYYKPGF; from the coding sequence ATGGGTTTGCTTTCGATTCTGGTAAGCAGACAGGCGAAGTATCTCTATTTTTCCAATAGCGGCGGCAGCCAGATCATGCGTTCCAGTATCGCGGCCGATGGCTCGCTTGCCAGCCCGGTCGTCGCCGCCACGCTTTCGGGCGTAACCGTGATGGCTGTAAGTCCATCGGGGACGATGCTGGCGGCAGCCGGCCTGGGTCCGCAGGCTCTGTACTTCTATCGCGTCAATCCGCAAACTGGCGATTTGACTTTCGATCGCTCGGATGCACAATTGCTCTCTGCACCTTCCAGCATTGCCTTCGATCCGCTCAATCGATATGTGGCCGCGGTCACTTCCGGCGCTGGCGGTGAAATGGTCTGCGATACTCGCAGCGGCGCACTGGGGACCTGCAATAAATTTCTCACGGCGTCAGGCGCCAACATCATCGCCCTGCATCCCAGCGGCGCCTTCCTGTACGGGCTTTCCACCGGCGCCAATCCCGCAGCACAGATCTTCACCGTGGACGCCAGCGTACCGGCGCTCAATCAAGTTGGCGTTTCCAGCGTGTTCAGCGGAAGCGGCGCAAATGATCTGACCACTGATCCTGCCGGCCAGAATATCTACGCCGCTTTTTCCACGCCTGGCTCAGGGCCCTATGCTACGGCGCCGTTGAACGGGAGTACGATTGGAACCATTTCGCTTGCCGGAATTCTTAACGGTTTTTCTTCGCTGGCTCATTCGCCGCTGGCGGGTTATGAGTTTGCCAACCAGGCAAGCAATTCATTGATCATGGCTATTCCGCGAAGCGCCAGCGGCCTGTCGCTGACGCCGGATCTTACAAAATCATTAAACGTCGGCGGGGCGCCAACGACGATTCGAATGGATCCGCAAGGTCTGCATATCTACGTCCTGAATGGAGCGCAAATCCAGGTCTTGAATTTCGGCAGCGTCCTCAGCCTGGCGTCTACCACTGCGGTGACGGCTGGCGGCAATGGCCTGGCCCTGGCCTCGTATTACAAGCCAGGCTTCTAG